The Nocardioides salarius genome includes a region encoding these proteins:
- a CDS encoding maltokinase N-terminal cap-like domain-containing protein yields MNDPTSTPDPQVFVDYLGRTRWFGGKGRPFAVTGVRRVGTVPGSVPGGPVVLLCLAEVTYDDVGDDAADKVEHYQVPLALYPEPQERLEHALVATWDDPGAGRVHGYDALHDREAMACWLRSFDRAGGEPGGNLVDEASSLAFHRLPGHDLDLESHSTLFSGEQSNSSVAFGEDALMKVFRKVTPGVNPDVQVHEVLSRVGSPDVAALYGWLDWVDPEQRAGDRHDADDPADTGGGVMQLAMLQQFLRTASDGWDLALSSVRDLFRQPELHASEAGGDFAGEATRLGRTLREVHLLMAEHFPTATVRGADLAGTMAGRLPAALAAAPGLEEHRASLEALFTRVCELGEVPVTRIHGDLHLGQTLRTALGWKIVDFEGEPAKPLAERLLPDSPWRDVAGMLRSFDYAPRVVERTWAEDDPDGADVRALKAAEWANRSKNHFLYAYADGDIGDEQRTLLDAYVADKAVYETVYETRNRPTWVDIPLQAVAEIGAP; encoded by the coding sequence GTGAACGACCCGACGAGTACTCCCGACCCGCAGGTCTTCGTCGACTACCTGGGCCGCACCCGCTGGTTCGGCGGCAAGGGCCGGCCCTTCGCCGTCACCGGCGTACGCCGCGTGGGCACGGTGCCCGGCTCGGTGCCGGGCGGCCCGGTGGTGCTGCTGTGCCTGGCCGAGGTGACCTACGACGACGTGGGTGACGACGCCGCCGACAAGGTCGAGCACTACCAGGTGCCGCTGGCGCTCTACCCCGAGCCGCAGGAGCGGCTCGAGCACGCGCTGGTCGCCACCTGGGACGACCCGGGTGCCGGGCGGGTGCACGGCTACGACGCGCTGCACGACCGCGAGGCGATGGCCTGCTGGCTGCGCTCCTTCGACCGCGCGGGCGGTGAGCCGGGCGGCAACCTGGTCGACGAGGCCAGCTCGCTGGCCTTCCACCGGCTGCCGGGCCACGACCTCGACCTGGAGTCGCACTCGACGCTGTTCTCGGGCGAGCAGTCGAACTCGTCGGTGGCCTTCGGCGAGGACGCCCTGATGAAGGTCTTCCGCAAGGTGACGCCGGGGGTCAACCCCGACGTGCAGGTCCACGAGGTGCTGAGCCGGGTCGGCTCCCCCGACGTGGCCGCGCTCTACGGCTGGCTCGACTGGGTCGACCCCGAGCAGCGGGCCGGTGACCGGCACGACGCCGACGACCCGGCCGACACCGGTGGCGGGGTGATGCAGCTGGCGATGCTCCAGCAGTTCCTGCGCACCGCCTCCGACGGCTGGGACCTGGCGCTGTCCAGCGTGCGCGACCTGTTCCGCCAGCCCGAGCTCCACGCCTCCGAGGCCGGCGGCGACTTCGCCGGCGAGGCGACCCGGCTGGGGCGCACCCTGCGCGAGGTGCACCTGCTGATGGCCGAGCACTTCCCCACCGCGACCGTGCGGGGCGCCGACCTGGCCGGCACCATGGCCGGGCGGCTGCCCGCGGCCCTTGCAGCCGCCCCGGGCCTCGAGGAGCACCGCGCGTCGCTCGAAGCGCTCTTCACCCGGGTCTGCGAGCTCGGCGAGGTGCCGGTGACCCGCATCCACGGCGACCTGCACCTGGGCCAGACCCTGCGCACCGCGCTGGGCTGGAAGATCGTCGACTTCGAGGGCGAGCCGGCCAAGCCGCTCGCCGAGCGGCTGCTGCCCGACTCCCCCTGGCGCGACGTCGCCGGGATGCTGCGCTCCTTCGACTACGCCCCGCGCGTGGTCGAGCGCACCTGGGCCGAGGACGACCCCGACGGGGCCGACGTCCGCGCCCTCAAGGCCGCCGAGTGGGCCAACCGCAGCAAGAACCACTTCCTGTACGCCTACGCCGACGGCGACATCGGCGACGAGCAGCGGACCCTGCTCGACGCCTACGTCGCCGACAAGGCCGTCTACGAGACCGTCTACGAGACCCGCAACCGGCCGACCTGGGTGGACATCCCGCTCCAGGCCGTCGCCGAGATCGGAGCACCATGA
- the treS gene encoding maltose alpha-D-glucosyltransferase: MNDAQPGQGAQVTHLDGPPLGDDPVVDGHTDSGVDAGHAAYATPDWFKSAVFYEVLVRSFRDSNGDGTGDFKGLVEKLDYLEWLGVDCLWVPPFFPSPLRDGGYDVADYTGVLPAIGTMEDFHYFLDAAHDRGIRVIIDFVMNHTSDQHPWFQASRSDPDGPYGDFYVWSDTDELYQDARIIFVDTEPSNWTWDPVRQQYYWHRFFHHQPDLNFDNPAVHDAMIEAMKVWLDMGLDGFRLDAVPYLYERPGTDGENLPETHDFLRKVRRIVDEEYPGRVLLCEANQWPQDVVEYFGDFESGGDECHMAFHFPVMPRIFMAVRRESRYPISEILEQTPAIPHNCQWGIFLRNHDELTLEMVTDEDRDYMWSEYAKDPRMKANIGIRRRLAPLLDNDTNQIELFNALLLSLPGSPVLYYGDEIGMGDNIWLGDRDGVRTPMQWTSDRNAGFSSANPGRLDLPVVQDAIYGYESVNVEAQMENPSSLLHWTRRMLQARRHHPAFGLGEFHDLGGSNSTVLSYVRTHTDEDGHEDVILCVNNLSRFPQPVELDLRRFEGRRPIEIIGGVPFPEIGELPYLLTLAGYGFYWFRLTTPEHHEEGQLL; this comes from the coding sequence GTGAACGACGCCCAGCCCGGCCAGGGCGCCCAGGTCACCCACCTCGACGGGCCGCCCCTGGGCGACGACCCGGTCGTCGACGGCCACACCGACTCCGGCGTCGACGCCGGCCACGCGGCCTACGCGACGCCCGACTGGTTCAAGTCGGCGGTCTTCTACGAGGTCCTGGTCCGCTCCTTCCGCGACTCCAACGGCGACGGCACCGGCGACTTCAAGGGCCTGGTCGAGAAGCTCGACTACCTGGAGTGGCTCGGCGTCGACTGCCTGTGGGTGCCGCCGTTCTTCCCCAGCCCGCTGCGCGACGGCGGGTACGACGTGGCCGACTACACCGGGGTGCTCCCGGCCATCGGCACGATGGAGGACTTCCACTACTTCCTCGACGCCGCCCACGACCGCGGCATCCGCGTGATCATCGACTTCGTCATGAACCACACCAGCGACCAGCACCCGTGGTTCCAGGCCAGCCGCTCCGACCCCGACGGCCCCTACGGCGACTTCTACGTCTGGTCCGACACCGACGAGCTCTACCAGGACGCGCGGATCATCTTCGTCGACACCGAGCCGTCGAACTGGACCTGGGACCCGGTGCGCCAGCAGTACTACTGGCACCGGTTCTTCCACCACCAGCCCGACCTGAACTTCGACAACCCCGCGGTGCACGACGCGATGATCGAGGCGATGAAGGTCTGGCTCGACATGGGCCTCGACGGCTTCCGGCTCGACGCGGTGCCCTACCTCTACGAGCGCCCCGGCACCGACGGCGAGAACCTGCCCGAGACCCACGACTTCCTCAGGAAGGTGCGCCGCATCGTCGACGAGGAGTACCCCGGGCGGGTGCTGCTCTGTGAGGCCAACCAGTGGCCGCAGGACGTCGTGGAGTACTTCGGCGACTTCGAGTCCGGCGGCGACGAGTGCCACATGGCCTTCCACTTCCCGGTGATGCCGCGCATCTTCATGGCGGTGCGCCGCGAGTCGCGCTACCCGATCTCGGAGATCCTCGAGCAGACCCCGGCGATCCCGCACAACTGCCAGTGGGGCATCTTCCTGCGCAACCACGACGAGCTGACGCTCGAGATGGTCACCGACGAGGACCGCGACTACATGTGGTCGGAGTACGCCAAGGACCCGCGGATGAAGGCCAACATCGGCATCCGCCGGCGCCTGGCCCCGCTGCTCGACAACGACACCAACCAGATCGAGCTGTTCAACGCGCTGCTGCTGAGCCTGCCCGGCTCCCCCGTCCTCTACTACGGCGACGAGATCGGGATGGGCGACAACATCTGGCTGGGCGACCGCGACGGGGTGCGCACCCCGATGCAGTGGACCTCCGACCGCAACGCGGGCTTCTCCTCGGCCAACCCCGGCCGGCTCGACCTGCCGGTGGTCCAGGACGCGATCTACGGCTACGAGTCGGTCAACGTCGAGGCGCAGATGGAGAACCCCTCCTCGCTGCTGCACTGGACCCGCCGGATGCTGCAGGCCCGCCGCCACCACCCGGCGTTCGGGCTCGGGGAGTTCCACGACCTCGGCGGCTCGAACTCCACGGTGCTCTCCTACGTGCGCACCCACACCGACGAGGACGGCCACGAGGACGTCATCCTCTGCGTCAACAACCTCTCGCGGTTCCCGCAGCCGGTCGAGCTCGACCTGCGGCGCTTCGAGGGCCGGCGCCCGATCGAGATCATCGGCGGCGTGCCGTTCCCCGAGATCGGCGAGCTGCCCTACCTGCTCACCCTGGCCGGCTACGGCTTCTACTGGTTCCGGCTCACCACGCCCGAGCACCACGAGGAGGGCCAGCTGCTGTGA
- a CDS encoding alpha-1,4-glucan--maltose-1-phosphate maltosyltransferase, whose product MVGRIPVMDVSPLVDLGRQPAKATVGEPFPVAATVFREGHDKLSAEVVLTGPDGRRAAPVRMEKLPDPPDRYRAWVTPDAEGAWTFEVQAWSDPLATWQHDAGLKIPAGVDVELMFTEGRLLLERVLADLPATDPGREVLRPAITAAQDTERPAEARLAALQDPALLEVLHAHPIRELVSVEGPFPAYADRERALFGSWYEFFPRSEGATRDEATGKVTSGTLRTAAERLDAVAEMGFDVIYLPPIHPIGEVNRKGPNNTLTPGPDDTGSPWAIGSKDGGHDAIHPDLGDFDDFDAFVARAGELGLEVALDLALQAAPDHPWVTEHPDFFTTRADGSIAYAENPPKKYQDIYPINFDNDPEGIRREVLRIVRLWMSHGVRIFRVDNPHTKPVEFWEWLLEEVRRTDPDVIFLAEAFTRPAMMRGLGAVGYHQSYTYFTWRTAKWELEEYLTELATETDHMMRPNFFVNTPDILHSYLQYGGPAAFKIRAVLAATGSPTWGVYAGYELYEHVAVKPGSEEYLDSEKYQVRVRDWEGAEAEGRTLAPYLTRLNHLRRQHRALQLLRTVVIHGSDDENVLVFSKQAVAGDPTSDTVIVVVNLDPHATRETTVHIDLPSLGMDWGDSYVVHDEISGEAWSWSQHNYVRLNPHHEPAHVLSVRRTA is encoded by the coding sequence ATGGTCGGACGCATCCCTGTCATGGACGTCAGCCCGCTGGTCGACCTCGGTCGCCAGCCGGCGAAGGCGACCGTCGGTGAACCCTTTCCCGTCGCCGCCACCGTGTTCCGCGAGGGCCACGACAAGCTGTCGGCCGAGGTGGTGCTGACCGGGCCCGACGGCCGACGCGCCGCGCCCGTGCGGATGGAGAAGCTCCCGGACCCTCCCGACCGCTACCGCGCCTGGGTGACGCCCGACGCCGAGGGCGCCTGGACCTTCGAGGTGCAGGCCTGGTCGGACCCGTTGGCCACCTGGCAGCACGACGCGGGGCTGAAGATCCCCGCCGGGGTCGACGTGGAGCTGATGTTCACCGAGGGCCGGCTGCTGCTCGAGCGGGTGCTGGCCGACCTGCCGGCCACCGACCCCGGTCGCGAGGTGCTGCGACCCGCGATCACCGCTGCGCAGGACACCGAGCGTCCCGCCGAGGCCCGGCTGGCGGCGCTGCAGGACCCCGCCCTGCTCGAGGTGCTGCACGCCCACCCGATCCGTGAGCTGGTCAGCGTCGAGGGCCCGTTCCCGGCGTACGCCGACCGCGAGCGCGCGCTCTTCGGCAGCTGGTACGAGTTCTTCCCGCGCTCGGAGGGCGCGACCCGCGACGAGGCCACCGGCAAGGTCACCAGCGGCACTCTGCGCACCGCCGCCGAGCGGCTCGACGCGGTGGCCGAGATGGGCTTCGACGTCATCTACCTGCCGCCGATCCACCCGATCGGCGAGGTCAACCGCAAGGGCCCCAACAACACCCTGACCCCCGGCCCCGACGACACCGGCTCCCCGTGGGCGATCGGGTCGAAGGACGGCGGCCACGACGCCATCCACCCCGACCTGGGCGACTTCGACGACTTCGACGCGTTCGTCGCGCGGGCCGGCGAGCTGGGCCTGGAGGTCGCGCTCGACCTGGCCCTGCAGGCCGCGCCCGACCACCCGTGGGTCACCGAGCACCCCGACTTCTTCACCACCCGCGCCGACGGCTCGATCGCCTACGCCGAGAACCCGCCGAAGAAGTACCAGGACATCTACCCCATCAACTTCGACAACGACCCCGAGGGCATCCGCCGCGAGGTGCTGCGCATCGTGCGGCTGTGGATGTCGCACGGCGTGCGGATCTTCCGGGTCGACAACCCGCACACCAAGCCGGTGGAGTTCTGGGAGTGGCTGCTCGAGGAGGTGCGCCGCACCGACCCCGACGTGATCTTCCTGGCCGAGGCCTTCACCCGCCCGGCGATGATGCGCGGCCTCGGCGCGGTCGGCTACCACCAGAGCTACACCTACTTCACGTGGCGCACCGCCAAGTGGGAGCTCGAGGAGTACCTCACCGAGCTCGCCACCGAGACCGACCACATGATGCGGCCCAACTTCTTCGTCAACACCCCCGACATCCTGCACTCCTACCTGCAGTACGGCGGCCCGGCGGCGTTCAAGATCCGAGCGGTCCTGGCGGCCACCGGCTCGCCCACCTGGGGCGTGTACGCCGGCTACGAGCTGTACGAGCACGTGGCGGTCAAGCCGGGCAGCGAGGAGTACCTGGACTCGGAGAAGTACCAGGTCCGGGTGCGCGACTGGGAGGGCGCCGAGGCCGAGGGCCGCACCCTCGCGCCGTACCTGACCCGGCTCAACCACCTGCGCCGCCAGCACCGTGCGCTGCAGCTGCTGCGCACCGTGGTGATCCACGGCAGCGACGACGAGAACGTGCTGGTCTTCAGCAAGCAGGCGGTGGCCGGCGACCCCACCAGCGACACCGTGATCGTCGTGGTCAACCTCGACCCGCACGCCACCCGCGAGACCACCGTGCACATCGACCTGCCCAGCCTGGGCATGGACTGGGGCGACTCCTACGTCGTCCACGACGAGATCTCCGGCGAGGCCTGGAGCTGGAGCCAGCACAACTACGTGCGACTCAACCCCCACCACGAACCCGCTCACGTGCTGAGCGTCAGGAGGACCGCGTGA
- a CDS encoding GIY-YIG nuclease family protein, with the protein MAWTYILECADGSFYVGSTTDLERRVSQHDRGEGADYTKPRRRRPVRLVWAVEFQRRDEAYAYEKRIQGWSRAKRVALIEGRYGDLPTLARGRCRPPVGEDLP; encoded by the coding sequence ATGGCCTGGACCTACATCCTCGAGTGCGCCGACGGTTCGTTCTACGTCGGCAGCACGACCGACCTCGAGCGCCGTGTCAGCCAGCACGACCGGGGAGAGGGAGCGGACTACACCAAACCCCGCCGACGACGACCGGTGAGGCTGGTCTGGGCCGTGGAGTTCCAGCGCAGGGACGAGGCCTACGCCTACGAGAAGCGGATCCAGGGGTGGAGCCGGGCGAAGAGGGTCGCCCTGATCGAGGGGCGTTACGGCGACCTGCCCACACTCGCACGTGGCCGGTGTCGACCGCCTGTGGGTGAGGACCTGCCTTGA
- a CDS encoding M36 family metallopeptidase → MTLDPVRSRRRRTAALALVTATLVPGLAQLPALATSTAAAPAPLGADDVTTLADSVPGLSDLDARGSVLPSLAQRRVAEDLGAISLRWNDFGTPASILPTGGVLAKAAFPGAGAANAEKSARAWLEANAAVFGLDASQMRGLELVNAQELAAYDGAPHPGYAVLLRQRFGDLTPALGSMVTVGVARGEIAYVSSSLVRAEADLDASSATLSPLQGWLAAARNVGRDLGAGTVGDIVSSVTDDWTMLTVPGFAQPQQVRLRALARADGSVRPVLEANVVDSGAGEAFAYTLLVDAVSGEVLHRENKVEHDQVNDVFTGAFTGDQCGPVHDFELADDKTRTINALGLSTPADDITVKIFGPGKELLLTQDLLTSPELATYSSDDLAAGIYGVQVCPFDSASAVSGTYSLLLTTSDQGAPSTGGELFSPRWRYFTANPSMSSVDDESTPRNSVIGCWVAGPGCTLPSGPFKNVASTYPWDALDATGATTATTVGNNANTHEAWASPLTPGGLFQAPVSPTREYTGEFTDAWNNSKCDPTQLVPGGNDIEFSTQNLFVSHNRMHDYSYYLGFTESNYNLQLENFGRGGVEGDQEVGNVQAGALSGGQPTYLGRDNANQITLQDGVPGITNQYLFQPIAGAFYAPCTDGGLDMGIVGHEYTHAISNRMVAGPDEGLTSAQGGAMGESWGDLVAAEYQFSHGYDNGGNIWAVGVYATGNKRTAIRDYAINRNPLNFSNVGFDTTGQQVHADGEIWSGTQWSVRQALVKKHDRRFPYADEGLQLRCAQATDDASPLAPQVCPGNRRWVQLMFDAFLLQQGATSMLDARDAMLAADRMRFGGEDVKVMWKAFAQRGMGKDASTPDADSEHVKGGFASPKQRNGKVTFKASRGAGKIYVGDYQARVTPVADTSPKTKLDATVQMVPGRYRMLYTSGKGGFKRFTLRVKAGQSRTVRLTKQKNLAAAANGATVIDATEGSLNTAHLIDGKEATNWGAVTETNVDESKPFVSVDLAKGTHTIRRVQVSALLTPAPATDETIPLATDEDPASGSRFTALRRFAIEVCTSGCDSAKASWKRIFTSRANAFPAGRPRPVAPDQTLRSFKVPASRAAAVRLVTLENQCTGTPGYAGEQDNDPLNDTDCATASDRGTIVHASELQVYAR, encoded by the coding sequence ATGACCCTTGACCCCGTGCGCAGCCGCCGCCGCAGGACGGCGGCGCTGGCCCTGGTGACCGCCACCCTGGTCCCCGGCCTCGCGCAGCTCCCCGCCCTCGCCACCAGCACCGCCGCCGCTCCCGCGCCCCTCGGCGCCGACGACGTCACCACGCTCGCCGACTCGGTGCCCGGCCTCTCCGACCTCGATGCGCGCGGCAGCGTGCTGCCGAGCCTGGCCCAGCGCCGGGTCGCCGAGGACCTGGGCGCGATCAGCCTGCGCTGGAACGACTTCGGCACCCCCGCCTCGATCCTGCCGACCGGCGGCGTGCTCGCGAAGGCGGCCTTCCCCGGCGCCGGCGCCGCGAACGCCGAGAAGTCCGCCCGCGCCTGGCTCGAGGCCAACGCCGCGGTCTTCGGGCTCGACGCCTCGCAGATGCGGGGCCTCGAGCTGGTCAACGCCCAGGAGCTCGCCGCCTACGACGGCGCCCCGCACCCCGGGTACGCCGTGCTGCTGCGCCAGCGCTTCGGCGACCTGACCCCCGCCCTGGGCTCGATGGTCACCGTGGGCGTCGCCCGCGGCGAGATCGCCTACGTCTCCTCCTCGCTGGTGCGCGCCGAGGCCGACCTCGACGCCTCGTCGGCCACGCTGAGCCCGCTGCAGGGCTGGCTGGCCGCGGCCCGCAACGTCGGTCGCGACCTGGGCGCCGGCACGGTGGGCGACATCGTCAGCAGCGTCACCGACGACTGGACAATGCTCACGGTGCCGGGCTTCGCCCAGCCCCAGCAGGTCCGCCTGCGGGCGTTGGCCAGGGCCGATGGCTCGGTGCGCCCGGTCCTGGAGGCCAACGTGGTCGACAGCGGCGCCGGGGAGGCCTTCGCCTACACGCTGCTGGTCGACGCGGTGAGCGGCGAGGTGCTGCACCGCGAGAACAAGGTCGAGCACGACCAGGTCAACGACGTCTTCACCGGCGCCTTCACCGGTGACCAGTGCGGGCCGGTGCACGACTTCGAGCTGGCCGACGACAAGACCCGCACCATCAACGCGCTGGGCCTGAGCACGCCGGCCGACGACATCACCGTCAAGATCTTCGGTCCCGGCAAGGAGCTGCTCCTGACCCAGGACCTGCTCACCAGCCCCGAGCTGGCGACGTACTCCTCGGACGATCTGGCGGCCGGCATCTACGGCGTCCAGGTCTGCCCCTTCGACTCCGCCTCCGCGGTGAGCGGCACCTACTCGCTGCTGCTGACGACCAGCGACCAGGGCGCGCCCTCCACCGGCGGCGAGCTGTTCTCGCCGAGGTGGCGCTACTTCACCGCGAACCCGTCGATGAGCTCGGTCGACGACGAGTCGACCCCCAGGAACTCGGTGATCGGCTGCTGGGTCGCCGGGCCCGGCTGCACGCTGCCCTCCGGCCCGTTCAAGAACGTCGCCTCGACCTACCCCTGGGACGCGCTGGACGCCACCGGCGCCACCACCGCGACCACGGTCGGCAACAACGCCAACACCCACGAGGCGTGGGCCAGCCCCCTGACCCCCGGCGGGCTGTTCCAGGCCCCGGTCTCCCCCACCCGGGAGTACACGGGCGAGTTCACCGACGCGTGGAACAACTCCAAGTGCGACCCGACGCAGCTGGTGCCCGGCGGCAACGACATCGAGTTCTCGACGCAGAACCTCTTCGTCTCCCACAACCGGATGCACGACTACAGCTACTACCTGGGCTTCACCGAGTCGAACTACAACCTGCAGCTCGAGAACTTCGGGCGCGGCGGGGTCGAGGGCGACCAGGAGGTCGGCAACGTGCAGGCCGGCGCCCTCAGCGGCGGCCAGCCCACGTACCTGGGTCGTGACAACGCCAACCAGATCACGCTGCAGGACGGCGTGCCGGGCATCACCAACCAGTACCTCTTCCAGCCGATCGCCGGCGCCTTCTACGCCCCGTGCACCGACGGCGGGCTCGACATGGGCATCGTGGGCCACGAGTACACCCACGCCATCAGCAACCGGATGGTCGCCGGGCCCGACGAGGGCCTGACCTCCGCCCAGGGCGGCGCGATGGGCGAGTCGTGGGGCGACCTGGTCGCCGCGGAGTACCAGTTCAGCCACGGCTACGACAACGGCGGCAACATCTGGGCCGTCGGCGTCTACGCCACCGGCAACAAGCGCACCGCCATCCGCGACTACGCCATCAACCGCAACCCGCTGAACTTCAGCAACGTCGGCTTCGACACGACCGGCCAGCAGGTGCACGCCGACGGCGAGATCTGGAGCGGCACCCAGTGGTCGGTGCGCCAGGCGCTGGTCAAGAAGCACGACCGCCGGTTCCCGTACGCCGACGAGGGCCTGCAGCTGCGGTGCGCCCAGGCCACCGACGACGCCAGCCCGCTGGCCCCGCAGGTCTGCCCCGGCAACCGCCGCTGGGTGCAGCTGATGTTCGACGCCTTCCTGCTCCAGCAGGGCGCCACCTCGATGCTCGACGCCCGCGACGCGATGCTCGCCGCCGACCGGATGCGCTTCGGCGGCGAGGACGTCAAGGTGATGTGGAAGGCCTTCGCACAGCGCGGCATGGGCAAGGACGCCTCCACCCCCGACGCCGACTCCGAGCACGTCAAGGGCGGCTTCGCCTCCCCCAAGCAGCGCAACGGCAAGGTCACCTTCAAGGCCTCGCGCGGCGCCGGCAAGATCTATGTGGGCGACTACCAGGCCCGGGTGACCCCCGTGGCCGACACCTCGCCGAAGACGAAGCTCGACGCCACCGTCCAGATGGTCCCCGGCAGGTACCGGATGCTCTACACCTCCGGCAAGGGCGGCTTCAAGCGGTTCACCCTGCGCGTCAAGGCCGGCCAGAGCAGGACGGTGCGCCTGACCAAGCAGAAGAACCTGGCCGCAGCCGCCAACGGCGCGACGGTCATCGACGCGACCGAGGGCTCGCTCAACACCGCCCACCTCATCGACGGCAAGGAGGCGACCAACTGGGGCGCGGTCACCGAGACCAACGTCGACGAGTCGAAGCCGTTCGTCTCCGTCGACCTGGCCAAGGGCACGCACACGATCCGTCGGGTGCAGGTCAGCGCGCTGCTGACCCCCGCCCCTGCCACGGACGAGACGATCCCGCTCGCCACCGACGAGGACCCGGCCTCCGGCTCGCGCTTCACCGCGCTGCGCCGCTTCGCCATCGAGGTCTGCACCAGCGGCTGCGACTCGGCCAAGGCGTCGTGGAAGCGGATCTTCACCTCGAGGGCCAACGCCTTCCCGGCCGGTCGTCCCCGCCCCGTCGCGCCCGACCAGACGCTGCGCTCCTTCAAGGTGCCGGCCAGCCGCGCCGCCGCGGTGCGCCTGGTGACCCTGGAGAACCAGTGCACCGGCACCCCGGGCTACGCCGGTGAGCAGGACAACGACCCGCTCAACGACACCGACTGCGCCACGGCCTCCGACCGCGGCACGATCGTGCACGCCTCCGAGCTGCAGGTCTACGCCCGCTGA